AACAACTTCCACTAAATTGTTTGGAATTTCACCATTTTCAGCTAGAAATTTTAATTTTTCGTATATATCTTTTCCTTCTGCTTTACGTTCCTCACAGACCATATCTAAAGTACTCCCTAGAAGAATTGCATATGCATCAACATTAATGCTTCTTGCCTTTAATGCTGCTTTATATGCTTTTTGTATTGCAGAAGGTAAGTAAGATAATTCCAAACCTTGTGGTGGATACAGAGTTTCAATTCCCATTTCAATGGTTTCTGAATCCATAAAATCGTGTTGACAAGACTTCCGTAACGTTACTTCTTTGCAAGCTAGGCAAAGTAGTAAGCTATAATCGCACCCCGCATTTGGTGCATCATCATAATCATTAGGGTTGTACTCTACCGCATACTCGATATTTATCTTATTCGTATGAGGGTCGCCACATTCTTCTGGATAATAAGAATATTCATAGACAGATTCAGGTTCCGTAAGCAGAAAATAATTAGCCACAATATTCATTGGAGCGAAATTTCCACAATGTCTACACCTTAAGAATTCTGTAGTTTGCTTCACTATTTCGATTTTTACGATTAAGTTTAATGATATTTGACTATAACAGGCTCACTGTTATCATCAAAAGTAGTATTCATGCATAAATTATAAATTCACATCAAAAACGCTCAAGCTTATATATAGCAAAGCTTTTTAGTCAATGTTGTAGGCTTTGAGATGGATACTCGGCTTAATACCTCGTAGTTACTCCTTTTGGGGAATTTACCAGTGATTGCCAACCAATTAAAAAACCGCAGTTTCCGTTCCACCCTCGACTACGTACTGGAAAAAGAAGAAGCTGAAATTATTGACAGCAACATGGGTGGGTATAATTCCCGACAATTGGCAAAGGAATTTAGCGCAGCCAGACGAATGCGACCGAAATTCCAACGGGCTTGCGGTCACATAATTTTGTCCATCCCCCACCGCGATGCATCTCACCCACAGGGGGAATACCACGAGCATTTAGATGATGAAAAATACACGGATATTGCCCAGCGCTGGTTAAAAAGGATGGAATTCCTGGGGGATGGGCTGCACAAAAGCCAGTACGTAATTGCCCGTCACCACGACACAAACCACGAACACATCCATATAATTGCCAGCCGGATTCGCATGGATGGGTCAGTTGTACCCGACTCCTGGGATTACCGTCGCAGCGAAGTGGTAGTGCGGCAATTAGAGAAAGAATTTGGCTTGGAACAAGTACCCTGTAGCAACGAACAAGTAGCACAGAAAGTTCAAGAGATATCGGGAATTGACACAACCGTTTGCGATACTCCTGAAACAAAACCTCTTGTGGACGATATTCCTGTAGGGAGTCCTTACCGCGATCGCCGTGCCCAAACTAAAAAACAGAAACATCATTTTAGCGGTAAACCACCCGTCACCCAATTGCTAGCCGATGCTATCGACGCAGCAACTAAAGACAAACCCACTGTCACCGAACTAATTACCCGACTCCAACAACAGGATATTACAGTACATCCTAGCTTTAGCACCCAGGGGAAATTTAAAGACGCGATCGCTTATTCCATGAATGGGGTAAAGGTGGCTGGTTGGAAATTGGGCAAGGCTTATAGTTTCCCCGGATTGCTCCAGCGACGGGGTGTGGATTATCAGGCAGAAAGGGATATGGCAGCATTGAGAACAGCACAATTGGGGCTGTTGGTAAAACTGTCTGCTCCCCATAAAAAAGTAGATGATGGGTTTAGGAACTTTGACGCAAGTAGCCAGCAGCAGGTTTTTGATGACGAATTTAATAACTTTGATAAAAATAATCAGCAGTTTTTTAATAACGAATTAAGTGCCATCCAAGAAAATAGTTATCAGCCAGATAAACATTACAAATTAAATACCGAGCGCTCAAATAGCCACCAGTTTTTTAATAACGAATTAAGTGCTGACCAGGGAAATAGCCAGCAGCCAGATAAACATTACAAATTAAATGCCGAGCATTCAAATAAGCAAAAGCAAGATAAAGATGATAAAACAACTGTTAGTCAAAGAGCTAACCAACAAAAAAGTAAAGATGATAAAGCAATTGCGGTTAAAATAACAGACCAACAACTTGTTAAAGAGAATAAACCAACTGCTGCCCAGGAAACAAACCTTATTCAGAGCGAATATGCTACCAAAATCGCTCCTACCATCCAACTATTTTGGCAAATGCAAAAACGACCTCAACATATTGAGGGTAATCACTACAGCATTACATTGGAGGAAAACATCTTAACGCTAACGCGCAAAAGTGGTGAAAAGATTGCTGCGCTATCCGTGGACAACAGTTCGCCACCTCAAGGATTTGGTTTGACCGAATCTGATTTGGAGAGATTTTTAGATTTGCAACGAATACTTGCGGAGCGCATCGAACTTCAAAAGCGCCAAAAAAATCGAGGAATTGAATATTAGCTGGGAATAAGGAGACAGAACTAGAAAGCATGATTAAAAACGAACAGCAATATCAAATCACCAAGTCTTGGAAAGAGAAATTTCAACAAGCAATTATCAACCTGCACTGAATAGTGTTGACAAGTCGCATGAATTTTAGCACGAGAGTTTCGAGTTTTCTTTTAACTAATAATCAACTTCAACTACTTGATTTGGCGCTAGAATACCACCTACTTTTACTACTTCCAATTCTCCCACGATATGGGGGTATTGTGCTTTGACATTTTCAATTGCGAGATGGAGCGTTGCAGAAGAAGCAATATAAAGTTTTTCACTACCTTTAAATACCCAAATTGGACTTAACCAACTATGACGGGGTTGAAGTACGGATTGATGAATTATTGAGTGAGTTCTTTGGATAATTTGTTCGATGAAATCTTTGCTTAAAAATTCCTCTAATTCCGATTGGAAATATTTTTTAAGTTCGGTGTTGGAGATATGTTCGATGATATCGCCATCGACTTCGCTTGTCTGTAGGACATTGGATATCGATTCGTTAAATTCGGCAACCATCGAACAGATGTGGCGACTAACTTGGGA
The sequence above is a segment of the Calothrix sp. PCC 6303 genome. Coding sequences within it:
- a CDS encoding DUF4145 domain-containing protein → MNIVANYFLLTEPESVYEYSYYPEECGDPHTNKINIEYAVEYNPNDYDDAPNAGCDYSLLLCLACKEVTLRKSCQHDFMDSETIEMGIETLYPPQGLELSYLPSAIQKAYKAALKARSINVDAYAILLGSTLDMVCEERKAEGKDIYEKLKFLAENGEIPNNLVEVVHKIRQLRNVGAHEPFKGLTSKEIPILDDLIRAILEYLYIAPNLARKAVMHLKRIKDKKSKLEDGEIMF
- a CDS encoding relaxase/mobilization nuclease domain-containing protein, yielding MIANQLKNRSFRSTLDYVLEKEEAEIIDSNMGGYNSRQLAKEFSAARRMRPKFQRACGHIILSIPHRDASHPQGEYHEHLDDEKYTDIAQRWLKRMEFLGDGLHKSQYVIARHHDTNHEHIHIIASRIRMDGSVVPDSWDYRRSEVVVRQLEKEFGLEQVPCSNEQVAQKVQEISGIDTTVCDTPETKPLVDDIPVGSPYRDRRAQTKKQKHHFSGKPPVTQLLADAIDAATKDKPTVTELITRLQQQDITVHPSFSTQGKFKDAIAYSMNGVKVAGWKLGKAYSFPGLLQRRGVDYQAERDMAALRTAQLGLLVKLSAPHKKVDDGFRNFDASSQQQVFDDEFNNFDKNNQQFFNNELSAIQENSYQPDKHYKLNTERSNSHQFFNNELSADQGNSQQPDKHYKLNAEHSNKQKQDKDDKTTVSQRANQQKSKDDKAIAVKITDQQLVKENKPTAAQETNLIQSEYATKIAPTIQLFWQMQKRPQHIEGNHYSITLEENILTLTRKSGEKIAALSVDNSSPPQGFGLTESDLERFLDLQRILAERIELQKRQKNRGIEY